The Anopheles maculipalpis chromosome 3RL, idAnoMacuDA_375_x, whole genome shotgun sequence genomic sequence GCAAGTTCTCATGGCGGGTAAATGAGTACGAGTGTGAGAACATTTTAGGGCATTtaataaactatttttaagtTATCTGGACTTACAGTAGAAACAGCAATTTAATTATGCATTTCAAAACAGCTTACGGAAATGGATATTGAACTCAACAATGTTAGactatttttggtttggtattGGATCACTCTCGGTTGAGAACTCGTCAATTTGACTCGATCAGATCATCAATCTTTGATTGAGACATCTTCAGAGGTCCTGTATAGTTTAGGACTCATATCCGCAGTAGCTTAACGGGCCCAATTCGGTTCCAGAGTTACTAGGGCCTTCTCGATACCAAGCACGATTCCTCCGAATCGAATTGATTGACCAATTCTAATCTTCCAAGATTCATAAAGACTTCTGACGTCTGATTTATCAACTCTGATTCATCAACTGATTGCTTCTTATTCACAGGGTATGGACAAAACCGTAAACTCAAGGTCCTGTTAATTTAACAGGTTTCGTAACACTTTTAAAGCTACTGTATCGGTTGTTACAAAGCTTTTCAAACTGCAAAAGTTTTTGTCTTGCATTTTCGTTTCGCATGCTTTTATGTCAGTCGATAGAATAAAGCGATCAAAATTATTAGTTTCTAGAGTTTTATTTCTAGAGTTTCTTCGCAAAGGTACATTTCCATAGATTGCTAGATGATCCCTATCGACAAAATCGTTATAAATCCTCCAgctaaggcactactaaggcaaatttgtatcgaaacgaaccttagtagtggttattaaggcaattttgtcaatagggatcTTGTCCAATGTCTTAAGTCCAATCTTGAGCCCTGCAACTACGTATATTCATCGTAATTGGTAGAGTTTCCACGCAGGATCGTTCAGAGGACTGACTACGGTTACAATCAAatcaagcaagccagaaatttcaaatttcaaattcaaatttcaaatcaagcaagccagaaagaaaaaaaaagctgcaatCACTAGTTCAATCTCTCCTGCGCATTTGGACCAAGGCAAGAGCTAGATCCATAAGAGACCTTATtcaataatttctttcttttcatccATCAAATATGTCTATAGAGAgttaaatacataaaatacaaaatacattGTACGGTTTTGAATTTCTTATAAATTTATTCCTCAATTACACGCTTCCGCTTTTTCGTAAAATAAATACGTTGCTTTCCTTCCGTTTACAGGTACAGTAATAATATACAAAAATTTACAcaaatacacgcacacacacacacacacaaaatcataTTCAAACATAGTGTAGCGGTGACCTAAACATAATAGTGTATGTCCTCCCTCCCCCACTCATCGGCAGGACGACGAGGAAAGCGACCGGAAATGTGTTCGGGTGTTTCGGAACTTTATAAAAGCTGCTCAAGCATACATAACGTAaaggacatacacacacccacacaagcACGCAACGTGCTATGCTGTTTCGTGACTTTCTGACTCAATTTGTGCTTTGATGATTGGTGTCCTGTCTCTTGAAGCCTTCCAATCTAATTTAATGCTCTAGTTTATCTCACTTATATAGTTCCTGTTactttacacacacaaacacacacacacacacactcactcacactcactcactcatccTCGCCCTGTGACACAAGAGCAACGGCACGAGCACGGTCTGCCCCATTTTAAGCTTCCTATCAAATAAATATGTACAAATATGAGCTTTCCCTCGTATTCTGCTGAAGTCTCCGCCATCTAACACCTATGCCACAGCACTAGTTTTCCCAGCCTATCTTTACTATCTCACCAAGGCTCTACTACTCCCGAGACATTCTCTCAAAACATCTCTGCCACCGTACCGCATGGACGGACAAAATACCGTATGTGTTTCTCTCACCAACAGTTTCAGGGCTTTCTTCtgtttactttattttgttataCTCGATTAGTTCTGTATTTAGGCTGATTATGGCTTCTACTCTGCTTTCACGTCACGCACTCTCGCTTGGAGCATTGCGAAGAATGGCCCCcgactactattactactataGTACACCGCTTTGTTTTTAGCTACAGTACATCCCTACGAatctcgcacacacaaatacatacTGCCCTTGCTGCTATTTTTCCTTAGTACGTTcgaacgtgtttttttcttctatacacaaaacaaagatttaaagtaataattaaacaaacagtAGCGGCCCTGCCGATCCCTATGGTCAATCCGTGCAAACTTTACAATCCTTATCGTTTCCTTTTCGAAAACTCTGTCTGTTTTCTCACAGAAAACATGCCTTCCCCTTGCCCCCTCCCATACACTTCCCTTTCACCGGCACCCACAACCAACAACTGTCATGTCCTGGTAGTTCTTCAACACCACCTTGTTCTGCTCGTTTAGATACAGCATCGAGATGGAGGATAGCTGCGTCGGCACACAGCACGCCTTCGGCGCTAGCGTCGGATTGTACGAGTTGACCAGCGTCTGCACGATCGCGTGATTCGTCGTGTTCAGATGGTCCGCGATCGGGAACCGACAGTCACCCTGGCAGAAGTATGCCTCGTACCCAGGCGGCGCCACAATCCAATCGTTCCACCCAACATCACTGAAATCAACGTACAGCGGCTTCCGCTGGCAGAGTTCATTTTTCCGCCGACTGCTCCGCTTGGCCGAGGCACGTCTTGCCCTGTTCGCACTGCTGATCGCGTCCCGGATCGGTCGCTGCTTATGTCGACCGTCGTCCGTGTACGTGAACAGCAACGGTTGCTTCTGCACCCACGTATCATGCCGTTCGGCCGCATTCCGTCGTAACCGCACGTGCTCATGAACCGGTGCGGCTGGCACACTGCGCCGCTGCCGGCTGTGTCCGACCCCGGACCGTCCTCGACCCGTCACCTGCACGAACAGGCCGTGGTTTTTGCGCGGCTGCCTTAGCCACCGTTCTACGGCCGGCATCACATCGAGGCTGACCGTACCGGACTCGTTGATGGCGAGCGATTTCGTGTCGACCAGCAGGAAGGTGGGAGCTCGCTTACCTTTCACACCCGGCCGGACTATGTCGTACACGAGCACCTGGTACTGGAGCGGTGTCCTGGCCTGGGCCCGGCTGCTCCTGTGTGCGATACCGTCCCGGGTTAGGGTGAGTTCGGCGGCCCGTAGCTTCTCGCCTCGCGGGATACTCGATACGTTGAACAGTAGCCGGaagcgatgatgatgttggaaCCGCTCGTCTATGTGACTTTCTGTGGAgtaaagaaataagaaaaaggcTATTAACTCAACTTGTAACAtggaaatattaaataatattatcTCTAGCAATCTATTAGATGCTTTAAACGGCACGTAACTTTACTATAATTGTCTCTCGTCCAGGGCAGGATGTAcgatcataaaaaaaccccaaaaatcgGATCAATCTCGTAGCTACTTTTGGCAGATCAAGGATATATCAATATACTGATCAATCTTGTCAATTACACCCTCAAAAACCTTATGAACCTTTACTCTATGGAACCAACATACTATCATCTCTCGCTGCGATGAATTTTCCATCTTCCCTGAATTTACTGGAGGCCTACCATGGCATCAGATTTATCGAGGCAGCTGTCATAACGACACATCTTTATGTGCTGAACAGTTTCATTGTTTTAGTCATAAATAAACCATTTACAAACGGCTTACATCCTCCCAGCATGAACACTTTGGCTCATAATTTCTTAACCCTGTTACATGCAAAAGAATAAACAATCTCGTACCTGTCAATTTACCACCTGGACGATCTCAACTCCCCCAGAGACagaaagagcgagagcaacaaagaaaaaaaaaagatacgaaaaacaacaatcatctCACTACCCATCGGGCTAATATCCGTCCAGACAAAAACCAGACACCGGTTGGCATCGCTCGGCAACACGATCTCAACCCGCCAAACAATAACACCTCCTCCGTGTTTTAATCGATTTGGCAACCCCATTAGCGAATTTGAACAATCAGCAAACTCGCCCTCCATTGCACCGTTACCACCGCCACCAAAAGAACAAACTACGCATCGAGTACGCGTTTCGCAATCCGCGATCGGATCGACGAGATCGAGAgctcggtttttgtttgcgattTGCCGAAAATTGCGCCTCACGGCACTCATTTTAATTGCGATCGGCGCGCGCTGTGTCGGCTGCTAATATTTCTAGTACGTGTTTGTTTACAAGCGGTTCGCTCTCGATACTGCTATCCAGCGAAAGGGATTTTGCGTAACGCTTCCACACCCTAAGCGGCGCTGTTCCGCGCCCAGAACACGATGCCGACATAGGATAAACAGTTGGCCTAGAGTGGGCAATAAaactccctccctccccctcccaGACAGACGCCGCACTAGAGGGAGTCACAGTGGAGAGAAAGGTCAACCGGATTTAGGACTCAAGACGACTCGTCTTGATCATCACCACCCTTTTCCGCCATTAGCCGGCCAATGAGGTGTTGATGGACGATCCTCTCCTTGAACCTACCACAGCTGGACGCAAAACATCAGCGCAGGCCCAATTTTACGCTTACGCTTACTCGTGTGCAAAATTTACCGATCATTTTACGCACGATGCTTCGACGCTCGTGGCCAGGCATCTTCAATCTTTGCCGCCATCGGCCGATGCACGGGACCCAGGGATGACGGGTAACGAAAACACGCCGTGTTCGGGCTGACTACGCCGCGTTAATCGTTTTTTCGGGGTGGTATCGTGATTGTGTAAACAGTGTGCGCGCCGGAATTACACAAACAAAGTGCGCGCTTCTTTATTGCAATCGCATTTCCAGGTAATGCAATCAAAGTGCACCAGCTAACACAGGCATTCACGAAGCCGGCATCCTGTTTCGAAGTATTTGGTGAATTCGTGGTATATTTCATAGCCACTCTTGAAAATCACAAAGAAACATGCATAGTTCTTTTAATTGCGAAAGGGTGAAAAACACTAATTATGCGTTGCcataattttgccataatggCATTAGTACACACGTTGCTAAAGATGAGGTTATCTGCAGCTGGAACCACTTTTAAATCGCGTTATTACTCGCCACGTTAGCTTGCAATTAATGGAATATAGAAAACAAGTTCATTCCGGCTTCTGCACCCCCAAACGATCGTTACCGATATAGTGTGTGGCAACGCGATCGTCGTTGATCAACCCTAACCAGCTTTGCATCAGCTGCAGTTACCGGTTTttgacgtcgtcgtcgtcatggCTTCCTAGAGATCTACAGAAACCCCTTCTCTAATAAACACTTTGGACAAGATCGTACGTACCTTCGTGCGTGAAACTTCGCACCGTGTTGGCGTTGCGCGTGTTGAGTCCTTCCTTTGGTACACTGACGGAGTCGACCAGATCATGGCCCATGATCTGCGCGTACAGCTGCTTCATCGCCTCCGGTATCACCACCTTAGATCTATCGATTTTTGGTCGATTAGGAAACCCGAACAGGCTCAGGAGATTCTTCTCAATCTCGACTAGTGTTTTAGGATCGGGCCTGCTGGCACTGTCACCATAGTGGTCGGCGTCATCACTAGCATAAGGCTCACCGTCACTGATCTCGTTCTCTAGCTCCGACTCCTCCGCAGGTTCTTCCTCCATCTCACCATCCAGGGCTACGTCCTTCCTGGAGACGTACTCCTCATACTCGTTGGTATCACTACTGCTTACAACACTACTGCTCCTACTGCTGCCCGTTTCACCTATCCGCTCTGGTTCCTGCTGATTGTAGAGGCTGCTGGTCTTTGACTGTTCCCGTTCTCTGTCGATCCCAATCACTGTGGTGACTTTCGTCTGTGGCGCTGCATTGTGGTCGGTGCTAGCGACTCGTAATACACCGTGTGAAATCGCTAACACCACCAGCACATAGAACCATGCATGCATGATCGTAGGAAGTAAGGGTCtgcggaaaaagaaaacaaaaatcgagtTAGAAGAGCGCTCTACTACTTCTCTGCCGAACAGTCGGCGGATGAATGTGACAATCCGTTTGTCTGCCCGCTACCTAATAAACACTGACCAACGCCACAAAACAACCAACTAT encodes the following:
- the LOC126564437 gene encoding protein decapentaplegic, which produces MTRERLCAHAAACPRGCSESADFPRTQLGDRPVTQQGTAARRHTRRRPLLPTIMHAWFYVLVVLAISHGVLRVASTDHNAAPQTKVTTVIGIDREREQSKTSSLYNQQEPERIGETGSSRSSSVVSSSDTNEYEEYVSRKDVALDGEMEEEPAEESELENEISDGEPYASDDADHYGDSASRPDPKTLVEIEKNLLSLFGFPNRPKIDRSKVVIPEAMKQLYAQIMGHDLVDSVSVPKEGLNTRNANTVRSFTHEESHIDERFQHHHRFRLLFNVSSIPRGEKLRAAELTLTRDGIAHRSSRAQARTPLQYQVLVYDIVRPGVKGKRAPTFLLVDTKSLAINESGTVSLDVMPAVERWLRQPRKNHGLFVQVTGRGRSGVGHSRQRRSVPAAPVHEHVRLRRNAAERHDTWVQKQPLLFTYTDDGRHKQRPIRDAISSANRARRASAKRSSRRKNELCQRKPLYVDFSDVGWNDWIVAPPGYEAYFCQGDCRFPIADHLNTTNHAIVQTLVNSYNPTLAPKACCVPTQLSSISMLYLNEQNKVVLKNYQDMTVVGCGCR